Proteins found in one Miscanthus floridulus cultivar M001 chromosome 4, ASM1932011v1, whole genome shotgun sequence genomic segment:
- the LOC136552287 gene encoding F-box/kelch-repeat protein At5g42350-like: MPRALQRSGSNSLASLLRAEPPDDVVLDLKRTERDGRRRRRRRSCLRLPLGAAGACRVCACDEMDSSAAAPRRRTPGNDDEHEDGAAVQCFAWKKGAAADDAAHRPSGAGAGAVVVTEAAAASVAVLPDDVMEMVLCRLPLASLLAARCVCRRWRDLTVAPQFLRMRREEEPGPRRTPWLFLFRVDGDVGWGAAPAPAVHALDVAAHRWCRVEAGGLKGRFLFSVAGVGDDLYVVGGRSGGSDASNGKVKTHKGVLVFSPLTGSWRKAAPMRTPRSRPVLGVFEMSATCSILHTRAEKNVRRGKSRLGGASAVYEDPHRLSLRRLRLRDMLNEDTDSSLVSSHNGKSAGQEGEEGQPRLAIVAVGGRGRWDEPLVSGEIYDPLVDRWVEIAGFPTDVGLACSGVVCGRMFYVYCESDTLVAYHLDKGSWVVIQTLLPPPRLRDYAPTLVCCASRLFMLCVSWCDRHGPVNRREKVVRKLFELDLSSLQWTEASAHPDAPMDPNAAFAVGQDRVYAVEMFRIFGKVLDFVTACRVSETEQKWSRVGRENAATEADTMSCRLKSMAVLHL, from the coding sequence ATGCCGAGAGCTCTGCAGAGATCTGGCAGCAACAGCCTAGCCTCCCTGCTCCGCGCCGAGCCACCGGACgatgtggtcctcgatctgaagCGGACCGAGCGTGATGGACGCCgccgcaggaggaggaggagctgcctccGGCTGCCCCTCGGCGCGGCCGGTGCGTGCCGCGTCTGCGCCTGCGACGAGATGGACTCCTCCGCCGCGGCCCCGCGCCGGCGCACGCCGGGGAACGACGACGAACACGAGGATGGTGCGGCAGTGCAGTGCTTCGCCTGGAAGAAGGGTGCCGCCGCCGACGACGCGGCGCACCGGCCGTCGGGAGCTGGTGCTGGTGCGGTGGTGGTgacggaggcggccgcggcgtccGTGGCGGTGCTCCCGGACGACGTGATGGAGATGGTGCTGTGCCGGCTGCCGCTGGCCTCGCTCCTTGCGGCGCGGTGCGTGTGCAGGCGGTGGAGGGACCTCACCGTCGCGCCGCAGTTCCTGCGGATGCGCCGCGAGGAGGAGCCCGGGCCGCGCCGGACGCCGTGGCTGTTCCTGTTCAGGGTGGACGGTGACGTCGGGTGGGGCGCCGCCCCTGCCCCGGCCGTGCACGCGCTCGACGTGGCCGCGCACCGGTGGTGCCGTGTCGAGGCTGGCGGGCTGAAGGGGAGGTTCTTGTTCTCCGTCGCTGGCGTCGGGGATGACCTCTACGTCGTCGGTGGGCGGTCCGGTGGCTCGGATGCCAGCAACGGCAAGGTGAAGACACACAAGGGAGTGCTGGTGTTCAGCCCTCTCACCGGCTCGTGGCGGAAGGCGGCGCCCATGAGGACCCCGCGGTCTCGCCCGGTGCTGGGCGTGTTTGAGATGTCCGCCACCTGCAGCATACTCCACACTCGCGCAGAGAAGAATGTCCGGCGCGGCAAGTCTCGGTTGGGTGGCGCCTCCGCTGTGTACGAGGACCCGCACCGGCTCTCGCTCAGGCGCCTCCGGCTCAGGGACATGCTGAACGAGGACACTGATTCCAGCCTCGTTTCGTCTCATAATGGCAAATCCGCCGGACAGGAGGGCGAGGAAGGCCAACCGAGACTCGCCATCGTCGCCGTCGGTGGGCGCGGCCGCTGGGACGAGCCACTGGTGTCCGGGGAGATATACGATCCCTTGGTCGACAGGTGGGTTGAGATTGCTGGGTTTCCCACCGACGTCGGGCTGGCCTGCTCCGGCGTCGTCTGCGGCCGGATGTTCTACGTGTACTGCGAGTCGGACACGCTCGTCGCCTACCATCTGGACAAGGGCTCCTGGGTCGTCATCCAGACGCTCCTCCCGCCTCCGCGGCTCCGCGACTACGCCCCGACGCTGGTGTGCTGCGCGTCCCGGCTGTTCATGCTCTGCGTGTCGTGGTGCGATCGCCACGGGCCGGTGAACCGGAGGGAGAAGGTGGTGCGGAAGCTGTTCGAGCTTGACCTCAGCTCGCTCCAGTGGACCGAGGCGTCGGCGCACCCGGACGCGCCCATGGATCCCAACGCGGCGTTCGCCGTCGGGCAGGACAGGGTCTACGCCGTCGAGATGTTCAGGATCTTCGGCAAGGTGCTCGATTTCGTTACGGCCTGCCGGGTTTCGGAGACCGAACAGAAGTGGAGCCGGGTTGGCCGGGAAAACGCGGCGACGGAGGCCGACACCATGTCCTGCAGGCTGAAATCCATGGCCGTCCTGCACTTGTAA